One Pullulanibacillus sp. KACC 23026 DNA segment encodes these proteins:
- a CDS encoding amidase family protein, whose translation MKKEQDLLQLSEFSILEASIQDLQIAMEQGLVSSEELVKFYLDRIERYDKKGPALNALVYVNPEAIETARALDQERMEKGSRGPLHGIPIILKDNYDTYDMPTTASSKTLEGSIPLRDAFLTARLREAGVVILGKSNLHEFAYGISSMSSLGGQTFNPYGLNHHPGGSSGGTGAAIAANFAVFGMGSDTGCSIRNPSSYNSLVGLRSSYGLTSRAGIIPISITQDVGGPMAKTVTDIAIVMDRLAGFEDPRDPSTKLGVDKRPDTYTAFLKRDGLKGARIGILRACFGESNETEPANRVIEQSIQELEGEGANCLDIELSQLHEAKEGDLPKYEFQTAIERYLMELGEDRPVSTLQEIVDSGLCIPGIMEALTSALGKSMEDPDYKAGLEKRLKFRESVEQAMDDSDIDAILYPTFQSPPPLIGQERWAYNNGALSAYSGLPAIAVPAGFTEDGLPVGMELCARMYQEPKLIELAYAYEQATHHRKPPVKNVP comes from the coding sequence ATGAAAAAGGAACAAGACTTGCTGCAATTATCGGAATTTTCGATTCTCGAAGCTTCTATTCAGGATTTACAAATCGCAATGGAACAAGGGCTTGTGTCATCGGAAGAATTAGTGAAGTTCTACTTAGATCGCATTGAAAGATATGACAAAAAGGGTCCTGCACTTAATGCGCTTGTTTATGTGAACCCGGAAGCAATAGAGACGGCGCGGGCGCTTGACCAAGAGCGCATGGAAAAAGGGTCTAGAGGCCCCTTGCATGGGATCCCTATCATTTTAAAAGATAATTATGACACGTACGATATGCCGACAACGGCTTCCTCAAAAACTTTGGAGGGCTCGATTCCGCTTCGGGATGCCTTTCTTACTGCGAGGTTGCGCGAGGCAGGTGTAGTGATTTTGGGGAAATCAAATCTCCATGAATTTGCTTATGGGATTTCCAGTATGAGCTCTCTAGGCGGGCAAACCTTTAATCCTTATGGGCTCAATCATCATCCAGGAGGATCAAGCGGCGGGACTGGGGCCGCCATTGCAGCTAATTTTGCAGTCTTCGGGATGGGGAGCGATACAGGTTGTTCGATTCGAAATCCTTCTTCTTATAATAGTTTAGTTGGTTTGCGTTCATCATATGGATTAACAAGTCGCGCAGGAATTATTCCGATCTCCATAACGCAAGATGTCGGAGGGCCTATGGCTAAAACAGTAACGGACATTGCCATTGTCATGGATCGCTTAGCAGGCTTTGAAGATCCAAGAGATCCGTCGACTAAACTTGGGGTAGATAAGAGGCCAGATACCTATACGGCTTTTCTGAAGAGGGATGGGTTAAAAGGAGCTCGCATTGGAATTCTGAGAGCCTGTTTTGGTGAGAGTAATGAAACAGAACCTGCCAATCGTGTAATCGAACAGTCGATTCAAGAACTAGAAGGTGAAGGAGCGAATTGCCTTGACATTGAACTCTCACAACTCCATGAAGCAAAAGAGGGGGATTTACCCAAGTATGAATTTCAAACAGCTATTGAGCGTTATTTAATGGAGCTTGGTGAAGATCGACCTGTATCAACGTTACAAGAAATCGTGGATTCTGGCCTGTGTATTCCTGGGATTATGGAAGCTCTCACATCTGCATTAGGAAAATCGATGGAGGACCCCGATTATAAAGCCGGATTAGAAAAACGGCTTAAGTTTCGAGAATCGGTGGAACAGGCGATGGATGACTCTGACATTGACGCGATTTTGTATCCGACCTTTCAGTCACCTCCACCGCTTATTGGACAGGAGAGATGGGCGTATAATAATGGTGCTTTAAGCGCCTATTCCGGACTTCCGGCAATCGCTGTTCCGGCAGGTTTTACGGAGGATGGATTACCTGTTGGCATGGAATTGTGTGCCCGGATGTACCAAGAACCGAAATTAATCGAACTCGCCTATGCCTATGAACAAGCGACCCATCACCGGAAACCTCCAGTAAAAAATGTCCCTTAA